The DNA window ATTGAGACAACAGCAATATCTttgaatttatttagaagttttAAGAcatcacaccaccaaaatgagccCTTTGGATGACCCTCTACATAAGGCAAACTGTTTACTCCATACAAGTTGAACCCAGGGAATATTCATCTAATTGAAAATTTTATAAAAATTCTTGAGAAGGAGGCATTCATTCTGAGTTCTTAAGTCAATAACTCCCAGCCCCCCTTCCTCTTTGGGTAGACAAATCATTGGCCAAGCAGCTTTGGAGGGTTTCCTATGATTAACATATGAGCCTCTCCACAGACAATGCTTCCTGAACTGATCAATCTGCTTAATCACAGTCTTTGGTAGCAAAAAGGTGCACATGGCAAAAGTTGGAAGAGCAGACTTATCTACAATCTTATGCTACGATGTTTTAGGACAGTTAAATTGTTATTGATTCAAAAATAATTGTGTGCATTATGTTATTAACTTTCGTACATTGTTTTAATTCTTTTTCTTTGATTGCAAGGCACAggcaaaatattcctaattttagAGCCCGCGGGCTATGTATTGATTGTAGCAGCAAAACCATCTAATAAAAAATATATCATGTACCAACATTGTAACACACTAGCTTTGTGGATGACATTAGCTTTTGTGGATGAACGAGTTTAGTCCTCAGTCCCACTCAGCGCGACCGTGCATAAGGAGAGGCAAATTTGTTGTACGACTAAGGAAGACGAACATCAAGCAGTCATCAATGAAGCCGCTAGCGCATGCAATTTCAGACCCACCCGTGCATGACTTCTCTGGTAAAAGGTGGACGACTGACCAATGTGTTTGTAGGTGCTTTGAAGGTGTCAATATATATTGTCATCAAAGGTGTCAATATATATTGTCGTAGACGGATTCAAAGATGACAGAATTATGAGGAAGGTGTTAACAATTTAAGAGTGAAAATAGTAACCCGTTGTAACGTTTGGACACTTTTGCTAGTAAGAAATAATATAAACTACTAGAATTAAGCGTAGGCATGCACACATcgtcattatctaaaaaaagcgTAAAGACACACATGTATACATGCTCAATGTGGTATCCAAGAGAGTAGACGGGAAAGGAAAACGAAGGTTCAAAGGGCCCATCGAACTATCGGAAGACGCGGGCTAGAAAACCCTGGAAGCCCAGTCCAATCAACATTGCTGAACAAGTACGTACCCCAGCCCATGAGACATTGAGGCCTGTAACAGGCCCCATAACCTCGATCGATCAATGACATGTGGGCTTTATTGACCTTACTGACAGATGGCCCAACACTTCCCACTTATCGGCCCCCCTGCCAGTGACTTCTGCAACGAACCCTCGTTCCCACGTGCGCCTCACATCTCCCCTCCGCTGCCGCCCCCTCGCCGGCGACGACCCACCGGAGATGGGCGCCGCCGGGAAGCCTCCTCCCCTCGTATGCTTCAAATGGCCATGGAGCCCTAACCCTAATCCTAGCCCATCGCCgagccccagccccagccccTGCGGCGACCTCGAGCTCCCCTGGCTCTTCAAGTCCATCCGCACCCTCTCGCAGGACCTCCTCATCGCGGGCGACCTCCCCTCTCCCGCCTCTTCTGCCGGCGGAGGATTATGGGGGCGTCAGAGGCGCACGGGTGCCGCGGTGGTGGAGGCGGACCGCGGGGACGCGGAGCAGCGGGCCCTGGCGGCGGCGCTCGCGAGCGGGAGTCCCGCCACCGTGCTGGAGTTCTACTCGCCGCGCTGCCGCCTGTGCGCCTCTCTGCGGGACCTCGTGCGCGAGCTCGAGGATGGTGCTAGCGGTTCCGCCAGTTTCGTGCTCGCTGACGCCGAGGACGACCGGTGGCTCCCCGAGGTGAGTCGCCCCTTGCAACCTTCTTTTCAAATGCTCTATTCAGAAAAATGCTCAGATTTGTGATGTCGatttaggaaaaaaaaaactttgcaacAGTAATTTAGCCAGATATGTATTGTTCTGATTAATTTTGCCTTTGCAACGGTAATTTAGCCATATTGGTCTTGTTCTGATCAATTTGTGATGAATAGATGTTATGTTGTGCTTTGGTGATGAGAAGTTGAGGATTAGAAAATCAGTAGGTTCCATGGTAAATgagtttctttctttctttcttttaagGTTCTTGGGTTTTATTTGTCCTATTTAGCTCCTACTCTGTCAGTTTCAAGACTTCAGGTAGGTTATCATACTGTTTGGGCGAAATATTGCATTCAAGTTATGTGCCTTGCACAGCGTGAGGGACAATGCCATGACAATACACATCCATAATGATACGATGATGAGTAGTAATGATCTTTTTCTGCTTGGTTAGTATTCAAGTACTTTGTAGGACAGTGAAAGGACGAGTAGGACCTTGGCACTGTAGAATGTAGATATTGCTATTACTCTTGTTGTTTTGTTCCACAAGTAAATATTGTTTCTGAAGATTTGTCAGATCAGAAGTGGTCACATTCAGACATTAGTATGACTGGTTGAAGATTTGTCAGATGGTTGAACATTATAATCCTTGGTGGTGGAAGCAGTAATTTGTTCAACTTTATCATGGCTGGCCAGCTAGCCGTCAAGAGTGTTGAATTGCAACCAGGCATCTCAGTGTGATATCTACTTTCTTCACCAGTTTTTCACCAATGCAGCAATATGTCAATTGCTGTGGCATATGTATACGGTTTACTTAACTGTTAAAGTAACTAATTCATTATGGTATAGTCATTTGGTGTCCAAGGGGGAAATGTTGCAATATGTGCATTTGCTATTTAGTAGTTAGTAAGTGTTAAGTaccccctctgttccaaattataatttacttaggctttgtcctaagtcaaacttattTTATTTTGACCAAGCTTCTAGGAAAATGTACTGACAActacaacatcaaattagttccattaaattctccatgaaatatattttgatagTACACTTATTTGAACTTGCAGGTGCTGATACATTTTTCTACAAATTCAGTTAAAGTTAGTGACGTCTGCCTTAAAAACAAGGCCAGAGTATTATCTTTTTAAATAGGCCTGTAGGTTAGGTTACTTTTCAGAAGAAGAGTGTGAGTAGAGAGTTCAACATAGGTTTACATGCGGGTTGATGGAAAACCTGCTCTGATAATTTTGCATGTGTAGGGATGTGTGATATTTCTGGTGGGGCTGCTAGTTATTTAAAACATGGACTTGTGTCAATTTTGGGTATTAACTGTACAAGTAAGCTATAGTCTGCTATCTCTTCCTTTTAGAGATATTGGCAAATGGCAAGTTTGAAATTATCAATTTTCCCATGTGGATGAGGCAGTTAGAGTTTATTCTGTCTAGTTAGGATGCTGAAATAACTAGAGGTCTCAGCATTTCAATAGTTCTTTATTGAAGCTAAGCCATATAGATCAATGAATAAGCACTGAGTTGTGCTTCTGCTGCCATAAATACCAGTCCTTGTTTACCAGCCTAGTTTGGATTATGACCTTATTATTTCTTGTATGTACATCTGCAACTCTGCATAGGAGGATCATGCTACTGCTCCAAGCATCTATgtaaaaactgaaatgatttcaaaATTCTAACAGTCAATTTGTTTTTAACCACTTGCAGCTTCTGCATTATGATGTCAGATACGTCCCTTGCTTTGTGCTCCTGGACAAGCACGGCAGAGCTCTAGCGAAGACTGGAGTACCAACCAGCCGGCAGCATGTTATCGCCGGTCTTCATCACCTCCTGAAGATGCAGCAGCCATCCGGACTGGAAGGAAACCAGAGTGCGCCTCCATCATGATTCATGAAGCCCAAATACCTGAGCAAGATCTGTaatggcaaagaaaattttcagaatgtgcATTTTGTTTTGCTAGCGTGAAACTGAGCAACATTGATACGTCCATTTTTTAGCCGCGCCGGTTAGTAGTACAGATTGTAGTTGGTGCAAAAGCATATTTTCTTTGTGTCGGTATTAGTGGCCATAGCTTGATGATATCCGCCGTAAAATAGCCTTTCGGAATTTGTCTATCATAGATCTTGTAGGAGAACTTTTTTCATCAGCAGAGGTAATGATTCCTGTGTTGCTAGAGTCATTTAATATTCTTCACCCTAACTATatccactcaaaaaaaaaaacacctacAAGAGCTCGAATATGTGAAATATACGTACAATATGATATGATCGATTGTAATTTCGATTGATGCGCAAGAGAAAATGCAAGTTTTTTAAACATTGAGATGCATCCCTGGAAAACGGCATAACTGTAATtgcaattttattatatataagtTTCATTTAAAACTGGAGAGAGCAGACAGATGCGATGATGCACAAGAATCAAGAaaatcgatttttttttttttataacaGAGAGATCAACTTGAATGTGTGTATCCTCATGAATCGAGAATCTTGGAACAGCGATTTTTCCTGGCCGCTCCTCGTCGATCAGACGGACGCCGTGACTCCAAGCAGTTATCCTCGCCGCCGCTCTCGTCACCCCTCCTCCTCTCGTCTCCTCACACCACACCACCACACCCGAACGCGATGGCGGCGCCGCTCGCCCCCCTCACTGCCGCCGCGGCGCTCCGCCTCGGGAGCCGaggcctccgccaccgccaccgcatcCTCCTCGCATCGCTCCGCCCCTGCTCCTCCGCTCCCCAACCACATCGTTCCGCCGTCCCGGCCGCTGCACGCCGGCTCCCAACGCCCccgccgcctcctcgccgccTCGCCCGCACTCTTGCCGCCTCTGCGGCCACGGCCGTCTCCGAGGGCCAGACGGAGTAAGGCTCTGCTCTATTTCTATTCCCCGTCCTCTCCACCTTAAAGGCTACTACCCTGCTCGTTGCTGCGGAAGTGTAgtccgatttttttttttttttggcttgtaGTGCGTTGCAATGTGATTCCGGATTTTAGTATATGGTGCTCGCACTCGTGCAAGTGCTTGGGATTCTAGTGGAAGTGGAGCCTCAAATTCATGCAAGTTGGGTTTAGGCCGTAGGAAGGAGAAGGGGAAGTATATAGGAAAGAAATGAGTGACTGTTTGATTCAATGGGGTTAAGCTGGTACTATTTGCTTCTTATGTCAACTAATGGAGGGGCGAGTTCTCATGTAAAAACTGCTTGAAATGTGTATTAGTGGCAGTGGGTAGTGTGAATTACTAGGTGGAATTTCCACTAGATTTTCAGAAGAATTGACTGGTGCCGTGTGGATCTGGTTCGTCTATATTGGGTGCCTATCTTGTTATAGGCCTGTTATGGAGTATGGAACTTGCTTGTAGCATGATGACACTCAATAATGTTGGTTTTGAATTTATTTTGATTGTTGAGGAACTTAGGAAGTAAGGACTGTGGATATGCTCAAGTGGTTTGGCACCACTTTTATGTTTTTTCCAAGGTTAATTTTCATGGTACAGTAAGAGGCTGTATGAAGATGTTAAATCAGTGGAAACTTATTTGTTGCACCATTAGTAAAACTATAAAAACATACGTTAAACAGCCATTCTGATAGATTATTCGTTGACTGGTGCTaaggatataatatatatagtatgATTTTTCAGCTCGGTATTGCTTCAAGCAGTTTTGATTTGCCTTTGGTGTTTAAGAAGGTTGCAAACTAGACTAATTGGTAGTTGGCAGTAACTATGAACAAATTCCAAGCTATACCACTTTCTCCGATCATTGGTAATTCTGTTCCTTATAGCAGCAGATTTTAAAGAGTTGAAAACCTTCATTGTTCTAATGTACCATGCTCAATTGGTTATAATTGTGATTTATGTCTGCCTATGGTGATTGCTATTAGCGTGGAATATAACAATCATAATGTTTTTGGTTTGTCTAGTTTAGTGGCTGGTTCAACAACTTCAAGCAAGGGACGCATCTACCACGAGACATATGGTTGCCAAATGAATATAAATGACATGGAGATTGTGCTTTCTATCATGAAAAATGAAggttatgatgaaattgtccctGACCCTGAGAGTGCAGAGATAATATTTATCAACACCTGTGCCATCCGTGACAATGCAGAGCAGAAAGTCTGGCAGCGTCTCAACTACTTTTGGTTTTTGAAAAGGGAATGGAAAGCTAATGTTGCTGAAGGTAGATCAAAATCTTTGCGGCCTCCCAAGATTGCTGTCCTGGGGTGCATGGCAAAGCGACTGAAGGAGAAAATACTCGATTCTGATAAGATGGTTGATGTTGTTTGTGGACCTGATGCATATAGGGATTTGCCTAGGTTGCTCCAGGAAGTCGATTATGGCCACAAGGGTATGAACACACTTCTATCACTCGAGGAAACTTATGCTGATATCACCCCAGTAAGGATCTCTGACAATTCAGTTACAGCATTTGTGTCAATCATGAGAGGTTGCAATAATATGTGTTCATTCTGCATAGTTCCCTTCACTAGAGGTAGGGAAAGGTCTCGCCCAGTGTCTTCTATTGTCCGCGAGGTTGGTGAACTGTGGAAAGCTGGCGTGAAGGAAGTAATGCTTCTTGGTCAGAATGTTAACAGTTATAATGACACTTCTGAAGTAGAAGAATTGGAGCCTGGCCAAAACTGGCAACTCAGTGAAGGATTTTCCAGcatgtgcaaggtgaagaatatgGGGTTGCGTTTTGCTGATCTCCTGGATAGATTATCTTTGGAATACCCTGAGATGCGGTTCAGGTTTACCTCACCACACCCAAAGGATTTCCCAGATGAACTACTCTATTTGATGCGGGATAGGTATAACATCTGCAATCTTATTCACTTACCAGCACAAACAGGCAGTACAGCAGTGCTGGAACGAATGCGGAGGGGTTACACTCGAGAAGCATACTTAGAACTTGTGCACAAAATTCGTAATGTCATTCCTGATGTTGGGCTAAGCAGTGATTTCATAACCGGTAAGCTTTCTTTTTTCCATAGTCTGCATTGGCTTAACTAGATTAACTTGTTTGTGTTTCCTGATTTTCCATAGTCGTGATCTTCTGAACAAAGTACTCCCAGAatggatatttttcttttttctatggATGTGTCAAAAAGAGTGAGAATTGACCATATGTCCATATAGACTATAGAGTGGCTCATGTGGTGAGGAGCTATAACAGACCAATTCGAATTTAGAGCCAATTTATATTCACTACTCAACTAGCAAGATAACCTCATAGATGTACTTCATATCTAGTATCGATGGAAGAACTTATAAAAAAAAAAGGATTAAAATTGGTGTGCTGCATTGAGGCGATATCTTGATTGAATGTTAAGTTCCTGTTTGACCAATTTGTTTCCATTTTCGTTAAAGTTTTAGATGTTTATAACAATGGTATGCTTTGTTTACAATTTAGAATTAGGTATCATACAGATCATGTCCTTGCCTTAATTGAATCTGATACCTCCATTTATTTCTCCTGCTCTTGCTTAAGACTTGTTCGCTTCATAATTTGAGTGGAATGGCTTATTGATATATGAAAAAAAAAGGTTAACATTTATCTCGTTGTATATATTGATAAACTGGAATACGGCAGTAATTTTACAACTAGTTAGCAAGTAACTTTGGAGATGTGGACAGCTCTTATATCATGATGCTACAAAGCTGTTTCGGCACAGGTCATGGAGTCTTTGCTAGTTCTCTGGTATGAATGGCAGTTTAAATGAGATTGAGATTACTTGATTGATTAAGTTATAACAGTAGCTCTAGCATTTGGCGATATTTATGTAATTATGTCAGATATGTACTTAGGTATCCCAAATTTCTTGAATCCTTCATAGTGGCATGcaattttgttagtttcatcttCTATGCTTTAATTTGGGATGTATATTTCTGATGTATTACAGGCTTTTGTGGAGAGACAGAAGATGACCATGCTGAGACCCTCAGCCTTGTAAGGGCTGTTGGATATGATATGGCTTACATGTTTGCATATAGCATGAGAGAAAAGACTCATGCTCACCGGAATTATGAGGACGATGTCCCCGAAGATGTCAAGCAGAGGAGACTCATGGAACTAATCAACACCTTCCGCGAGACCACAAAGAAGAACTACGATTCTCAAATTGGTACAGTGCAGCTTGTTCTTGTCGAGGGACCCAATAAGCGTGCTCCCAAAACGGAGCTGATAGGGAAGACTGATAGGGGACATAAGGTATCATTTGCCAGTGTCCCTGTACCACACACGTTCGAAGGTGAAGAAGCACATAAGCCAGTGGTTGGTGACTTCGTTGAGGTGAAAATTCTCAGGTCGTCGACAGCAACATTATTTGGGGAGCCAATTGCACGCACAAGCTTGAGTCTGTTCCACAAAAATGTTGCATCTGAAGCGCAGGCTGTTGCTGCATAAGTAGTAGTTACATTTGTAGTAGTTGTGATTATATGTAGTGATATTTCAAATGACTACAATTTTGGTATAGAGAAGAAACTGAGTACGTGCATGTCAGCCTCATGGTTAAGCGTTGGTTCAGTTTTGATAAGGTAGCATGGTGCACTGCTTTTATCAGCGGAAGCCAAAAGAATTTTTAGCATAAAAGTCTGCTGGTCTTGTGAATTACCCCTCTTTTGAAGGTTGTATTGCCATGTAAAGGTCGAACAATATTGACCAAGTTTTTGCTTGTTACTGTAAACTTCAGCTTGAGATGGCTTTTTACTGCTGGTATACTGACCCTGATTGACTATATCTGCAAATCTGTGACCAGAGGATTCGGAGTTTCAGTTCAATGTTCATGGGGATGTGTATAGCAGATGGCACGGTTACACAATCTTGTAGAGTGAATGATTCTCAGACTGGGAAAAGAGAGTAAAATTCAGCTGAGAATATTTACAATTCTGATGTGCGTATATACAGCTATCTAATCCTGTGCACATGTGTTGATGTCCTACAATGATAAAAGATGACGAAAATAATCTATAattaaattttctacaacaaagcTATTCTTTTTGTAAATCTACAAGATGTGCTAATTATGTGAGTGCCAATGGCATCAAGGAATGGtgcaacaccctaaaaatttgcatgattttgaaataggtgaatttgatttaattatgcattttgtgagcatttaaatttaggaaaatgataacttatttaaaatttaaaatcaaatataaggtttagcaacatttatgtgcattcatgccattgcattttgtttattgtgatgagtggtttgatccaaattcaaatttatttaaaataaatttgaaaatggcttgaatataaaagaaaaaaatagaaaataaaagagCTTTCAAAAGTTTGCAAAAGTTCAGTTTTGAAAACTTCTTAAAAGTTCTCAtcatgaaaagtatatttgaaactatatttgaatttgatttgaatcatatttgaatttggattgaaaaaggaaaatagaaaaggtttaaaaattggaaaatgaaaatccTCCCCCTCTCTCAATCTGGCCCGAAGGCCTGCTCCTCTCCCTCATTTCCTCGCAGCCCAGCAGTGCCAGCGTCCCGCGGACCGTTTCCTCTTCTCCCTTTCtccttcttgggccggcccagcagccgcgcagGCCACGTCCCCGCCCCTCTCtccgcgcgctctctctctctctcagcccaGCCCCACGCCTTGAGCTGCCGACGTCCTAGGCCCGCTTGTTAGCCTTCTCCTACCTCGTGACTCACCCggactcgccgccgccgctgaggaGTCCATGCTGCCCCCGCCTCGTCCGCCTTGCCGTGCGCACCAAGATGCCCCGGGCTATAAATAGCATCCGCCCACATCGCGCCGCAACCCCT is part of the Miscanthus floridulus cultivar M001 chromosome 9, ASM1932011v1, whole genome shotgun sequence genome and encodes:
- the LOC136482194 gene encoding uncharacterized protein isoform X1; translation: MGAAGKPPPLVCFKWPWSPNPNPSPSPSPSPSPCGDLELPWLFKSIRTLSQDLLIAGDLPSPASSAGGGLWGRQRRTGAAVVEADRGDAEQRALAAALASGSPATVLEFYSPRCRLCASLRDLVRELEDGASGSASFVLADAEDDRWLPEIRPLLCAPGQARQSSSEDWSTNQPAACYRRSSSPPEDAAAIRTGRKPECASIMIHEAQIPEQDL
- the LOC136482194 gene encoding thioredoxin-like protein HCF164, chloroplastic isoform X2, yielding MGAAGKPPPLVCFKWPWSPNPNPSPSPSPSPSPCGDLELPWLFKSIRTLSQDLLIAGDLPSPASSAGGGLWGRQRRTGAAVVEADRGDAEQRALAAALASGSPATVLEFYSPRCRLCASLRDLVRELEDGASGSASFVLADAEDDRWLPELLHYDVRYVPCFVLLDKHGRALAKTGVPTSRQHVIAGLHHLLKMQQPSGLEGNQSAPPS
- the LOC136482203 gene encoding CDK5RAP1-like protein, which encodes MAAPLAPLTAAAALRLGSRGLRHRHRILLASLRPCSSAPQPHRSAVPAAARRLPTPPPPPRRLARTLAASAATAVSEGQTDLVAGSTTSSKGRIYHETYGCQMNINDMEIVLSIMKNEGYDEIVPDPESAEIIFINTCAIRDNAEQKVWQRLNYFWFLKREWKANVAEGRSKSLRPPKIAVLGCMAKRLKEKILDSDKMVDVVCGPDAYRDLPRLLQEVDYGHKGMNTLLSLEETYADITPVRISDNSVTAFVSIMRGCNNMCSFCIVPFTRGRERSRPVSSIVREVGELWKAGVKEVMLLGQNVNSYNDTSEVEELEPGQNWQLSEGFSSMCKVKNMGLRFADLLDRLSLEYPEMRFRFTSPHPKDFPDELLYLMRDRYNICNLIHLPAQTGSTAVLERMRRGYTREAYLELVHKIRNVIPDVGLSSDFITGFCGETEDDHAETLSLVRAVGYDMAYMFAYSMREKTHAHRNYEDDVPEDVKQRRLMELINTFRETTKKNYDSQIGTVQLVLVEGPNKRAPKTELIGKTDRGHKVSFASVPVPHTFEGEEAHKPVVGDFVEVKILRSSTATLFGEPIARTSLSLFHKNVASEAQAVAA